The Diorhabda sublineata isolate icDioSubl1.1 unplaced genomic scaffold, icDioSubl1.1 Dsub_268, whole genome shotgun sequence genomic interval tgatagaattaattATGTGTAAAACACCTTCATTAACCCCCCCAAAAAAATTACACTTAATAGATTAAACTATTTCCTTTAACATCAAAAGTTAATATACATCTTATATTAAAGTGTAAAAAAGGTAAGCTAAATTTAAGCTACTGGGTTCATACCCCATTTATAAAGgtttctttcctttttaataataaaaattatataaacttctattctttaattcaataataattggtacgataatttcaatttcagctTATTCTTGGTTTAATATATGAATTGGCCTTGAAATTAATCTTTTAAGAATATccctttaataaaatcaaataaaaatatttatcccgCAGAAGCAgccttaaaatattttattactcaggGCCTTAGCTTCTACTATTATCCTATTCGCTGTAATCATATCATTAATTTCTTCAGACTATATCCCTAATAATTCTGATATTTGATTAATGATAATTCTTAATTCAGCATTACTGACAAAACTAGGAGCTGCCCCCTTTCACTCCTGATTCCCTGAAGTAATAGAAggattaaattgaataaatagccttattttattaacatgacaaaaattagcccctataattttagtaatatataatttaagtataaatcaatttttaacatttgtaATTATTACCTCCTCTATTGTAGGTGGAATTTTAGGATTAAATCAAACAAGCCTACGAAAAATTATAGCTTACTCTTCAATTAATCATATTGGTTGAATACTTGCAGGAATactaaattctaaattaatttgattagtatattttattatttatttttttattagattaaatattattatttttttataaaattaaacttattcaacctaaaccaactttttaatgcattaaatacaaataaattaattaaattattttttattttaaattttttatctttaggaGGTTTACCCCCTTTTTTAGGGTTCCTCCCAAAATGAATTGtggttaataatttaattttaaatcaaatatataccTTAAGAGTAGTTTTAATCATTACAACATTAAtcactttgtatttttatattcgactaacattttcttctttaactattctaataactgaaaatttaattaaaccaacaaaatttaataattttatctttttatttttaaatgtatttactCTACTTAGCTTATGCCTTTGTACTAGGATCTTAAATATCTTATAAGGATTTAAGTTAAGTTAAACTATCAACCTTCAAAGTTGATTATAGATTTTATCTAAGccttaaaattatttacctttaaatttgcaatttaatatcataCTTGAATATAAGGCTTggtaaaagaataaaatattcgtAAATAAATTTACAGTTTATCGCCTGAACTCAGCCATTCTACCGAATAAATGGTTGTTTTTCAACAAATCATAAAGATATCggaacattatattttatttttgggatCTGAGCAGGTATAGTTGGAACCTCCCTTAGAGTGTTAGTACGAACAGAATTAGGAAGACCCGGAACTTTGAttggaaatgatcaaatttataatgtaaTCGTAACTGCCCAtgcatttattataattttttttatagtaataccAATTATAATTGGGGGCTTTGGAAACTGATTAGTACCCTTAATAATTGGTGCTCCAGATATAGCCCTTTCcccgaataaataatataagtttCTGATTATTACCTCCTTCTTTATTCCTTCTAATTATAAGAAGAATTGTAGAAAGAGGTGCAGGAACTGGAATGAACAGTTTACCCTCCTCTTTCATCTAATATTGCTCATGGGGGATCTTCAGTAGATTTAGctatttttagtttacatttaGCAGGAATTTCCTCAATTTTAGGGgctattaattttattaccCACAGTAATCAATATACGACCCAAAGGCATAACTTTAGACCGAATACCTTTATTTGTTTTGAGCTGTTGTAATTACAGCAATCCTCTTACTTTTATCTTTGCCAGTTTTAGCAGGAGCAATTACTATATTGTTAACTGATCGAAATTTAAATACCTCTTTTTTTGATCCCGCTGGAGGAGGGGACCCAATTTTTATaccaacatttattttgattttttggacatcctgaagtttatattttaattctccCAGGTTTCGGTTTAATTTCTCATATTGTAAGACaagaaagtagaaaaaaagaagcttttggAACTTTAGGTATAATTTATGCTATAATAGCAATTGGTTTATTAGGATTTATTGTTTGAGCTCACCATATATTTACAGTAGGTATAGATGTCGATACCCGAGCTTATTTTACTTCAGCTACTATGATTATTGCAGTTCCTACTGGAATTAAAGTTTTTAGATGATTAGCTACTTTTCACGGATCAAGAATTAACTATAGGCCTACAACATTATGAGCACTagggtttatttttttattcacagtCGGAGGATTAACAGGAGTAGTTTTAGCTAACTCttcaattgatattgttttacatGATACTTATTACGTTGTTGCTCATTTTCATTATGTTCTTTCTATAGGGGGCAGTATTTGCAATTATAGCAGGAATTGTTCAATGATTTCCTTTATTTACAGGATTaaccttaaataatttctacttaaaaattcaattttttattatatttattggagtaaatttaacgttttttccacaacattttttaggaTTAATAGGAATACCACGACGATACTCAGACTATCCTGATATTTTTACTctatgaaatattgtttcatcaatTGGATCTTTAATTTCCCTTAttagagtaatttttttattatttattttttgagagGCTTTCTCTATACAACGAAAAAGAATTAGTTCATTAAgaataaattcttcaattgaATGATTACAATTTAACCCCCCAGCAGAACATAGTTATTCCGAATTACCAATATTATCTGCTAATTTCTAATATGGCAGATTAGTGCATTGGACTTAAACCCCAAACATAaagtttaaactttttttagaaatttcaacttgaaaaaGTTTCATATTACAAGATAGAGCATCACCTTTAATAGaacaattatcatatttttcatgatcatgctttaataattttagtaattattaCTGTATTAGTTGgccaattattattatcactattttttaataaatttttacatcgTTACTTATTAGAAggtcaattaattgaaattatttgaactattttacCAACTATTACTTTAGTTTTTATTGCCATCCCTTCTCTAcgattaatttatattttagatgAAATTAATAACCCAATAATCACTATTAAAACAATTGGACATCAATGATACTGATCTTATGAATATTCagattttaaaactattgaatttgaCTCATATATAATCCCaattaatgatataaattcattcaatttccgTCTTTTAGATGTAGATAATCGAGTAATAATCCCCTTTGAATCGAATTATTCGAATATTAGTTACATCTGCAGATGTTATTCATTCATGAACAATCCCTTCACTGGGGGTGAAAATTGACGGCACCCCTGGACGATTAAATCAaacaagattttcaattaatcgATCAGGATTATTTTATGGCCAATGTTCAGAAATTTGTGGATCTAACCACAGATTTATACCAATTGTAATTGAAAGAATTTCACCTAAATACTTttctaaatgaattattaaaataattgaattatcattAGATGGCTGAAAGTAAgcaatggaattttaaatcatctataatattataacggatatttctaatgaaaaatttagttaatttataacATTAGTTTGTCAAGCTAAAATAAtcactttgataatttttaattccacAAATAATACCATTATACTGactaacattaatatttttctttttaagaattttcttttgttttaataatttaaattattttaattttttttataaaattaaaataactgaaactaaaattaataaaataaattttaattgaaaatgataataaatttgttttcatccTTTGACCCTACTTCAAACTTTAACTtctcattaaattgattaagaaCTTTAATTGGATTAAGAATTATCCCcccattattttgattagtcCCTTCacgatttaatattttttgaaataaaattattataactttacataaagaatttaaaattttaataggaaattataaatcacaaggaagaacattaatttttatttccttgttttctattattttatttaataattttctaggCTTATTCCCCTATATTTTTACAAGAACAAGACACATAACTTTAACATTAAGATTAGCTTTACCATTATGAGTGAGATTTATAATCTATGGATGATTAAATAATACTATCCATATATTAGCTCATTTAGTTCCTCAGGGAACTCCTCCAATCCTTATACCTTTTATAGTATGTATTGAAACTATTAGAAATGTAATTCGACCCGGGACTTTAGCTATTCGTTTATCTGCTAATATAATTGCTGgtcatttattaataactttattaggTAATACAGGACCTATAATAACAATCACCttagtaaatttattaattattattcaaattttacttttaacaCTTGAATCAGCAGTTGCAATTATTCAATCTtatgtttttgctattttaagAACTTTATATTCTAGTGAAGTAAATTAATGTCAATACATAAAAATCACCCTTTTCATTTAGTTGATATTAGTCCATGACCCTTATTAGGAGCATTAGGAGCTATATCTACAATAATAGGATTAATTAaatgatttcatttatataataataacctATTAATAATCggtttattaattacaatattaattatataccAATGATGACGAGATATTGTTCGAGAAGGAACCTATCAAGGATTACATACTCTTTTAGTTACTAAAGGCTTACGTtgaggaataattttatttattacatctgaagtatttttttttatttcttttttttgaggATTTTTCCATAGATCATTAGCACCAAGAATTGAACTAGGATTATTATGGCCCCCAAAAGGAATCCAAACATTTAACCCAATTGAAATCCCTCTTCTtaatactttaattttattaacatcagGGTTAACTGTAACATGAGCTCACCATAGactaatagaaaacaatttttctcaaggTCTCCAAGGATTAATTTTTACAGTAACTCTAGGAATCTACTTCACAATCCTTCAAGgatatgaatatattgaagCTCCATTTTCTATTGCAGATTCAGTCTACGGTTCATCTTTTTTTATAGCAACTGGATTTCATGGATTACatgtaattattggaacaacatttttattaatttgtacaattcgtcaatttttaaatcatttttcttctatCCATCACTTTGGATTTGAAGCAGCTGCTTGATATTGACACTTTGTTGATGTAGTAtgattattcttatatatttctatcTATTGATGAGGtagataatttatataatataaaaattatatttgacttccaatcaaaaaatctagattctagtataaataattaaaattttaataagattaataataataatttgtttgattttaataatattaacaattattttaaatttaatttctaaaaaaagttattatgatCGAGAAAAAAGAAGCCCATTTGAATGTGGATTTGACCCTAAAACTTCAGCTCGTCTGCccttttctcttcatttttttttaattgcaattatttttttaatttttgacgtCGAAATTACCTTACTTTTACcattaattataacaataaaaatttctaatattataaattattcaataattttaattatctttatttttattttattatgaggtTTATACCATGAATGAAACCAAGGagcattaaattgaattaattaggataatagttaattataacatttaagttgcatttaaaaattattgaataactcaatttatcttaaataagaagcaaaatattgtatttagtttcgacctaaaagtttgatttatataaatccttatttttaattgaaaccaAAAAGAGGTCTATCActgttaatgataaaaatgagttattctccaattaaagaaataagaaaaccaaGAATAAGCTTCTAACTTAATTCTTAagcaatgaaattttgtttttatttctatttatatagtttaaaaaaaacattacattttcattgtaaaattagattttttcttataaatacttAAAAGTCTCTGACTTccttaatttcttcaaaattacaCTCTTTATAAGctatttaagtaaatatttaatagtaaaaatattaatcaaaaaatcaataataataaataaatttttaaatgattaattgaaaataattgtattaaagttaatatttttaaattttttgatatttgttgaccaccataatattcaaatcagccttgatcaaaaatttttaaatataattttcctaTATATAAAGGCAAATAATTAACCCCTAATGTAGATAAATAAggtatatttcatatatatacttataaataaacttgaagttaaaaattttaaagttaataattgataagaaagcTTAAATTTAGCTAATTCATACCCTAACCATCCACcaattataattacaaataatgttaatatttttataaaaaaagttaaacaaataaaataaggaGTAGAAAAAAGTAACCATGAAAATATACTGCCtctaaaaattacaaataaaattaatcctcTTATtccttttaatataattattcttctttcctgAATAATATGcaaagatataaaattaaaattcccaATTATGGAATAATAAGTTAAACGAAATCTATAAGATACGGTTAAaccaatagaaatataaaaaattaaataaatataaatatttaaataatttattgatataaattcaaccACTAAATCTTTAGAATAAAACCCAGATATAAAAGGTAAACCACATAaagataaattacaaatatttaaataagtacATGTTAAAGGCAAATGTTTTACTAACCCTCCTATAAAACGAATATCTtgacaattaaataaattatgaatgatATTACCAGCACACATAAATAAtaaagctttaaataatgcatgaattaataaatgaaaaaatgctaATTTATACTCTCCTAAAgctaaaattgatattattaaacCCAATTGTCTTAAAGTTGAtaaagcaataattttttttaaatcaaattcaaaattagcCCCTAAACctgatataaatattgttattgatgaaataaataataaaattattatcaaattattactaaatgaaaaattaaaacggATTAATAAATAAACCCCAGCAGTAACTAATGTAGAAGAATGAACTAAAGAAGAAACAGGTGTAGGAGCTGCTATTGCTGCAGGCAACCAAGAAGAAAAAGGAATTTGAGCTCTCTTTGTTATTGCCGCTAAAACTACTAAATATCTAATTAATTGTATAACATAATCCTCctttataatttctaaataaaaaataaaatttcatctaccaaaatttaatattcaagcaattgatattaataaagcTACATCACCAATTCGATTCCTTAAAGCAGTTAATATTCCAGCcctaaaactttttaaattttgataataaatcacTAAACAATAAGAAACTAATCCTAATCCATCTCAAcctaataaaatagaaattaaattaggtgaaataattaataatattatagataaaacaaatattactaCTAATAAAATAAACCGATTCTTATAAATATCTTCAGCTATATATTCCtctctataaaaaattactatagaagaaataaataaaacaaaccttataaataacaaagatattcaatctaataaaacaacaaaataaatattagtagaatttaatattataaaattaaattctaaaatataagttaaatttacaaccaataaatataatgaagaaattaataatgttaatctcaaatataaaaatattataaaataaatataacaaataatctaaAATCTTTATTCATATCTTTAGTACcacaaactaatatttttattaaactatttagattaaattcattgaactagaaattctaattttaaaaataataaatttaaaggtaatcaatgtaaaattattagtaaatacTCACGAATTAGCCccctattaaatatatataagccTGAATAATACTGACCATGTTGggtatatgaatataaaaataatgaataaacagccctaaaaaatgatatcaaagataaaaatagtatactaaataaactaaaagataaaattctattaattaacataatttctcttattaaatttaatgaaggAGGAGCTGCTATATTAGAAGAAACTAAAAGAAATCAAATTAATCTTAAATTAGgcataatattcaataaacccttatttaaatataaacttcGACTGTGAATTCGTTCATAAGAAATATTAgctaaacaaaataaacctGAAGAACATAAACCATGGgccaatattattaataaagccCCTCATAACCCTCAATAATTTAAAGTCATAATACCTGCTAAAACTAAACTTATATGAGAAACAGAAGAATAAGCAATTAAAGATTTTATATCACTTTGACGAACACaa includes:
- the LOC130452179 gene encoding NADH-ubiquinone oxidoreductase chain 5-like encodes the protein YLEIIKEDYVIQLIRYLVVLAAITKRAQIPFSSWLPAAIAAPTPVSSLVHSSTLVTAGVYLLIRFNFSFSNNLIIILLFISSITIFISGLGANFEFDLKKIIALSTLRQLGLIISILALGEYKLAFFHLLIHALFKALLFMCAGNIIHNLFNCQDIRFIGGLVKHLPLTCTYLNICNLSLCGLPFISGFYSKDLVVEFISINYLNIYIYLIFYISIGLTVSYRFRLTYYSIIGNFNFISLHIIQERRIIILKGIRGLILFVIFRGSIFSWLLFSTPYFICLTFFIKILTLFVIIIGGWLGYELAKFKLSYQLLTLKFLTSSLFISIYMKYTLFIYIRG